In Flavobacterium praedii, the DNA window GCTATTAGGGGCCTTTTGGCTTTATTTGATACTAATCTTTTATATAAAGTATCTATAGAGGCTTTTAAGTAAATTGATGTCACATGATCTCCTTTTAATAATTCATGATTATTGGCATAACAAGGAGTTCCTCCTCCTAAACCAATAATTATCTCCTCTGGAAGGTTCAATAATTCGACAAAATGAGTGTGCTCTAATTTTCTAAAATAGATCTCTCCATGGTTCTCGAAAATTTGATTTATGGTCAAATTTGTTTTTTTTTCTATAAATTCATCCAAATCAACATACGGAATTTGAATCTTTCCTGATAGCTTATTGGCAATTGTCGACTTCCCGCAACCCATATACCCTAATAATATGATTTTTTTCATTTGAATAAGCCTCTACAAATTAAGGCGTTAAGATTATTTGATTAAAAAAGACAAATTTATAATAAAAATGCTTGGAAACTTCGAAAAAAAGTCCTTATATTTGCACCCGCATTCAAGGAAAGAATATGACTCGATAGCTCAGTTGGTAGAGCACATCACTTTTAATGATGGGGTCCTGGGTTCGAGCCCCAGTCGGGTCACAATTTTAGTGATCAACACATAATTTTCTTGAAGCATT includes these proteins:
- a CDS encoding shikimate kinase; the protein is MKKIILLGYMGCGKSTIANKLSGKIQIPYVDLDEFIEKKTNLTINQIFENHGEIYFRKLEHTHFVELLNLPEEIIIGLGGGTPCYANNHELLKGDHVTSIYLKASIDTLYKRLVSNKAKRPLIADKNEEEMREFIAKHLFDRSFYYNHAQYKVNVDDKTIEETVNDILNLLT